The Roseicyclus marinus genome has a segment encoding these proteins:
- a CDS encoding histidine phosphotransferase family protein, translating to MNDQSPHGDQTLADLIGSRLCHDLVNPLGAIGNGVELIEMTGSAQGPEMALIRDAVRDAQARLRFLRVAFGAAGARQMMSAREGRETALAPWRDSRLTLDWAVTCDLPRLDVKLGYLIALCAETALPMGGTLRLALDGSGHWQAQAQGPRLSLDEDLWSVLRFGMAAAGRPLRPAEAQFPTLHATVTPLERTINYVAKDDILTIATA from the coding sequence ATGAATGACCAGTCCCCGCATGGCGACCAGACGCTGGCGGACCTGATCGGGTCGCGCCTGTGCCATGACCTCGTAAACCCGCTGGGCGCGATCGGCAACGGGGTCGAACTGATCGAGATGACAGGTTCGGCGCAGGGCCCGGAAATGGCGCTGATCCGCGATGCGGTGCGCGATGCGCAGGCGCGGCTGCGCTTTTTGCGCGTGGCCTTCGGCGCGGCCGGGGCCCGCCAGATGATGAGCGCGCGAGAGGGGCGGGAAACCGCCCTCGCGCCTTGGCGCGACAGCCGCCTGACGCTCGATTGGGCCGTGACCTGCGATCTTCCCCGGCTCGATGTGAAACTGGGCTACCTGATCGCGCTTTGCGCCGAAACCGCCCTGCCCATGGGCGGCACCCTGCGCCTTGCGCTGGACGGGTCGGGCCACTGGCAGGCGCAGGCCCAGGGTCCGCGCCTGTCGCTTGATGAGGATCTCTGGTCGGTGTTGCGATTCGGAATGGCCGCCGCCGGCCGCCCCCTCCGCCCGGCGGAGGCGCAGTTTCCCACCCTCCACGCCACCGTGACGCCCCTGGAACGGACGATCAATTACGTGGCCAAGGATGACATCCTGACCATCGCCACCGCCTGA
- a CDS encoding class II 3-deoxy-7-phosphoheptulonate synthase, which yields MTRTTGPAWTKSDWRAKPRVQMPSYPDAAALQAVETQLTKYPPLVFAGEARRLKKALAAASRGEAFLLQGGDCAESFAEFSADNIRDTFKVMLQMAMVLTYGAKVPVVKVGRMAGQFAKPRSAPTEVIGGVEMDSYKGDIINDIAPTPEARIPDPNRMLQAYTQAAASLNLLRAFSTGGFADIHRVHSWTLGFTDHDDAEKYRDLANRIQDSLDFMTAAGLTSETNHELATVDFYTSHEALLLEYEEALCRVDSTSGKWLAGSGHMIWIGDRTRQPDGAHVEFCRGVLNPIGLKCGPTTTEDDLKVLMAKLNPENEPGRLTLIARFGAGKVGDHLPRLIKTVEAEGANVLWSCDPMHGNVIKSSTGFKTRPFDAILREVQEFFAVHRAEGTVPGGVHFEMTGKDVTECTGGMRAVTDEDLSSRYHTACDPRLNASQSLELAFLVAEELQKSREALRAAV from the coding sequence ATGACCCGCACGACCGGACCGGCCTGGACCAAATCCGACTGGCGCGCCAAGCCGCGCGTGCAGATGCCGAGCTATCCCGATGCCGCGGCCCTGCAGGCGGTCGAGACGCAGCTGACGAAATACCCCCCGCTCGTGTTCGCGGGCGAGGCACGCCGCCTGAAAAAGGCGCTGGCCGCGGCGTCGCGCGGGGAGGCGTTCCTGCTTCAGGGCGGCGATTGCGCTGAAAGTTTTGCGGAATTTTCCGCCGACAATATCCGCGACACCTTCAAGGTGATGCTGCAGATGGCGATGGTGCTGACCTATGGCGCCAAGGTGCCGGTGGTGAAGGTCGGGCGCATGGCCGGGCAATTCGCCAAGCCGCGTTCCGCGCCCACCGAGGTGATCGGCGGCGTCGAGATGGACAGCTACAAGGGCGACATCATCAACGATATCGCGCCCACGCCCGAGGCGCGCATCCCCGATCCGAACCGGATGTTGCAGGCCTATACGCAGGCTGCGGCCTCGTTGAACCTGTTGCGCGCCTTTTCGACGGGGGGGTTCGCCGATATCCACCGGGTGCACAGCTGGACGCTGGGCTTCACCGATCACGACGATGCCGAGAAATACCGCGATCTGGCCAATCGCATTCAGGACAGCCTTGATTTCATGACGGCCGCAGGGCTGACGAGCGAGACCAACCATGAGCTCGCGACGGTCGATTTCTACACCAGCCACGAGGCGCTGCTTCTGGAATACGAAGAGGCGCTGTGCCGTGTCGACAGCACCTCGGGCAAGTGGCTGGCGGGGTCGGGGCACATGATCTGGATCGGCGACCGCACGCGCCAGCCCGATGGGGCGCATGTTGAATTCTGCCGGGGCGTGCTGAACCCGATCGGGCTCAAATGCGGGCCCACGACGACCGAGGATGACCTCAAGGTCTTGATGGCAAAGCTCAATCCCGAGAACGAGCCGGGTCGTCTGACGCTGATCGCGCGGTTCGGTGCGGGCAAGGTGGGCGATCACCTGCCGCGCCTGATCAAGACGGTGGAGGCCGAGGGCGCGAACGTGTTGTGGTCTTGCGACCCGATGCACGGCAACGTCATCAAATCCTCGACCGGGTTCAAGACGCGCCCCTTCGATGCGATCTTGCGCGAAGTGCAGGAATTCTTTGCCGTTCATCGCGCCGAGGGCACGGTTCCGGGCGGCGTGCATTTCGAGATGACGGGCAAGGACGTGACCGAATGCACCGGCGGCATGCGGGCTGTGACGGACGAGGATCTGTCCTCGCGCTATCACACGGCTTGCGATCCGCGTCTGAACGCGAGCCAGTCGCTGGAACTGGCCTTTCTGGTCGCGGAAGAGTTGCAAAAGAGCCGCGAGGCGCTGCGCGCGGCGGTCTGA
- a CDS encoding gamma carbonic anhydrase family protein: MIYALDGIAPEIHEDTWVAPGAHVIGRVVLEEGASVWFGVTLRGDNEEIRIGAGSNVQENCVFHTDMGYPLSVGRNCTIGHKAMLHGCTIGDGSLVGMGATILNGAVIGKGCLIGAGALIPEGKVIPDGSLVMGMPGKVVRELDAAAQDKLLASAAHYRDRMRRFRAGLVAV, encoded by the coding sequence ATGATCTACGCGCTCGACGGTATCGCCCCCGAGATCCACGAGGACACATGGGTCGCACCCGGTGCGCATGTGATCGGCCGCGTGGTGCTGGAGGAGGGCGCAAGCGTCTGGTTCGGTGTCACCTTGCGCGGCGACAACGAGGAAATCCGCATCGGCGCGGGCTCGAACGTGCAGGAAAACTGCGTCTTTCACACCGATATGGGCTATCCGCTGTCGGTGGGCCGCAATTGCACCATCGGGCACAAGGCGATGCTGCATGGCTGCACCATCGGGGACGGGTCGCTGGTGGGGATGGGGGCCACGATCCTGAACGGGGCCGTGATCGGCAAGGGCTGCCTGATCGGGGCGGGTGCGCTGATCCCCGAGGGCAAGGTGATCCCCGATGGATCCCTGGTGATGGGCATGCCGGGCAAGGTGGTGCGCGAGCTGGATGCTGCAGCACAAGACAAGCTTCTGGCCTCGGCCGCGCATTACCGTGACCGGATGCGGCGGTTCCGTGCGGGGCTTGTCGCGGTCTGA
- a CDS encoding DUF3553 domain-containing protein has translation MAGDLSSILEPGMLVRCPDQPDWGLGQVQSNVGGRITINFENAGKLVLDGARVALELVFLD, from the coding sequence ATGGCGGGCGATCTGAGTTCGATCCTTGAGCCGGGGATGCTGGTGCGCTGCCCCGACCAGCCCGATTGGGGGCTGGGGCAGGTGCAATCCAACGTGGGCGGGCGCATCACGATCAATTTCGAGAATGCGGGCAAGCTGGTGCTGGATGGCGCGCGCGTGGCGCTGGAGCTGGTGTTTCTCGACTGA
- the gmk gene encoding guanylate kinase, which produces MAAASLSRRGLLIILSSPSGAGKSTLAKRLMDWDKSLRFSVSATTRPPRPGEVDGTDYHFLSEADFKGMVAQGAMLEHAHVFGNFYGSPMAPVAEAIEAGRDVLFDIDWQGAQQIRNSALGRHTLSIFILPPSIPELKRRLVSRGQDGPEVIAKRMLKSWDEISHWDGYDYVLVNDDLDATFDRLKTIVSAERLRREQQPGLAAHVLNLHDEFREEEE; this is translated from the coding sequence ATGGCCGCTGCCAGCCTGTCCCGAAGGGGTCTTTTGATCATCCTGTCCTCGCCGTCGGGCGCGGGAAAATCCACGTTGGCCAAGCGGTTGATGGATTGGGACAAATCCCTGCGCTTTTCGGTTTCGGCCACCACGCGCCCGCCGCGCCCGGGGGAGGTCGATGGCACGGATTACCATTTCCTGAGCGAGGCGGATTTCAAGGGCATGGTGGCCCAAGGCGCGATGCTGGAACATGCCCATGTCTTCGGGAATTTCTACGGCTCGCCCATGGCCCCCGTGGCGGAGGCCATCGAGGCGGGGCGCGATGTGCTCTTCGACATCGACTGGCAGGGTGCGCAGCAGATCCGCAATTCGGCGCTGGGGCGGCATACGCTGTCGATCTTCATCCTGCCGCCCTCCATCCCCGAGCTGAAGCGGCGGCTGGTGAGCCGGGGGCAGGACGGGCCCGAGGTGATCGCCAAGCGCATGCTGAAAAGCTGGGACGAGATCAGCCATTGGGACGGCTATGATTACGTGCTGGTCAATGACGATCTGGACGCGACCTTCGACAGGCTCAAGACCATCGTCAGCGCCGAAAGGCTGCGCCGCGAGCAGCAGCCGGGACTGGCCGCCCATGTGCTGAACTTGCACGACGAATTCCGGGAGGAGGAAGAATGA
- a CDS encoding GlxA family transcriptional regulator has translation MPDHTGPRRFVFVLLDQFTMLCFSSAVEALRIANRMSGRSLYSWTLVGDGGDIAYCSAGIGFRLDSDLEEVTRDDTVLVCGGIDVAAATTKRVVGWLRREARKGAIMGGLCTAGYTLAKAGLLDGKRATIHWENQDSFTEEFEEVILTKSVFVIDGNRITTAGGTASIDLMLKIIADEHGEDLANLVADQLIYTSIRTDQDTQRLSIPTRIGVRHPKLGQVIRMMEQAIEDPISPATLAKEVGMSTRQLERLFRRYLNRSPKRYYMELRLGKARNLLMQTDMSVINVALACGFASPSHFSKCYRAHYNTTPYRERGTQGTRDKI, from the coding sequence ATGCCCGACCACACTGGCCCCCGGCGGTTCGTTTTCGTCCTTCTGGACCAGTTCACCATGCTGTGCTTCTCCAGCGCGGTCGAAGCCTTGCGCATCGCCAACCGCATGTCGGGCCGATCGCTTTATTCCTGGACCCTGGTGGGCGATGGGGGCGATATCGCCTATTGCAGCGCAGGCATCGGCTTTCGGCTCGACAGCGACCTCGAAGAGGTGACGCGCGACGACACCGTGCTGGTCTGCGGTGGGATCGACGTGGCCGCGGCCACCACCAAGCGTGTGGTGGGATGGCTCCGGCGCGAGGCGCGCAAGGGCGCGATCATGGGGGGCCTTTGCACCGCGGGCTACACGCTGGCCAAGGCGGGGCTTCTGGACGGCAAGCGCGCCACGATCCATTGGGAAAACCAGGACAGTTTCACCGAGGAATTCGAAGAGGTCATCCTGACCAAATCGGTCTTCGTCATCGACGGCAACCGCATCACCACGGCGGGGGGCACGGCCTCCATCGACCTGATGCTCAAGATCATCGCCGATGAGCATGGCGAGGATCTGGCCAACCTGGTGGCCGATCAGTTGATCTACACCTCGATCCGTACCGACCAGGACACGCAGCGCCTGTCGATCCCCACCCGCATCGGTGTGCGCCACCCCAAGCTGGGGCAGGTCATCCGCATGATGGAACAGGCGATCGAGGATCCGATCAGCCCCGCGACCCTGGCCAAGGAGGTCGGCATGTCGACCCGCCAGCTTGAGCGGCTGTTCCGGCGCTACCTCAACCGCAGCCCCAAGCGCTATTACATGGAATTGCGGCTGGGCAAGGCGCGCAACCTGTTGATGCAGACCGACATGAGCGTGATCAACGTGGCGCTGGCTTGTGGGTTTGCCTCACCCTCGCATTTCTCGAAATGCTACC
- a CDS encoding YicC/YloC family endoribonuclease, whose translation MTGFAAREGSDGQGASWSWELRSVNGRGLDLRLRLPDGLGALEAPLRKRLSEVIGRGSVSLSLRVVREQGGPGATDPAKLAAVLAQLAQVRAAAEAQGIACAPVDPATILSLRALSENGEAATMPAPEALLADAEPLLSAFTAMRQDEGRALAALLDAQIDRIENLVSGAETAAAARAEPQAARLRAAIAILVEATEIDEARLAQEVAALALKTDVTEEIDRLRAHVAAARALLAQGGAVGRKLDFLMQEFNREANTLCSKSQDAGLTAIGLDLKLAIDQTREQVQNVE comes from the coding sequence ATGACCGGCTTCGCCGCGCGCGAGGGAAGTGACGGTCAGGGGGCCAGCTGGAGCTGGGAGCTGCGCAGCGTGAACGGTCGCGGGCTCGACCTGCGGCTGCGTCTGCCCGATGGTCTGGGCGCGCTGGAGGCACCCTTGCGCAAGCGCCTGTCCGAGGTGATCGGGCGCGGCTCGGTCAGCCTGTCCTTGCGGGTGGTGCGCGAACAGGGCGGGCCGGGCGCGACCGATCCGGCCAAGCTTGCGGCGGTTCTGGCGCAATTGGCGCAGGTGCGCGCCGCCGCCGAGGCGCAAGGCATCGCCTGCGCGCCCGTCGATCCGGCCACGATCCTGTCGCTGCGCGCGCTGTCGGAGAATGGGGAGGCCGCCACGATGCCCGCGCCCGAGGCGCTTCTGGCCGATGCGGAGCCGCTTTTGTCGGCCTTTACCGCGATGCGGCAAGACGAAGGGCGCGCGCTGGCGGCCCTGCTAGACGCGCAGATCGACCGGATCGAAAACCTTGTCTCAGGTGCCGAAACCGCCGCTGCCGCGCGCGCCGAACCGCAGGCCGCACGTCTGCGCGCGGCCATCGCGATCTTGGTCGAGGCGACCGAGATCGACGAAGCACGGCTGGCGCAGGAGGTTGCGGCGCTGGCGCTGAAAACCGATGTGACCGAGGAGATCGACCGGCTGCGCGCCCATGTGGCGGCGGCCCGCGCGCTGCTGGCGCAAGGCGGTGCGGTGGGCCGCAAGCTTGATTTCCTGATGCAGGAATTCAACCGCGAGGCCAACACGCTTTGTTCCAAGTCGCAAGATGCGGGCCTGACGGCGATCGGGCTTGACCTCAAACTGGCCATCGACCAGACCCGCGAGCAAGTCCAGAACGTGGAGTAG